The genome window GGTGGAAACCACCAATGTGTTCGCCAAGCTGACGCCAAGCCACAAGGAGCGCATCGTGCGCCTGCTCAAGGCTAATGGGCATGTGGTGGGCTTCATGGGCGATGGCATCAACGATGCGCCGGCACTGCGTACTGCCGACATCGGCATTTCGGTGGACAGCGCGGTGGATATCGCCAAGGAGGCCGCTGACATCATCCTGTTGGAAAAGAGCCTGATGATCCTGGAGGAGGGCGTGCTGGAAGGCCGGCGCACCTTCGCCAACATGCTCAAGTACATCAAGATGACCGCCAGCTCCAACTTCGGCAATGTGTTCTCAGTGCTGGTGGCGAGTGCATTTATCCCGTTCCTGCCGATGCTGCCGATGCACCTGCTGGTGCAGAACCTGCTGTATGACATTTCGCAGATTGCGATCCCGTTCGATAACGTCGATGACGAGATGCTCAGCAAACCACAGCGCTGGCAACCGGGAGATGTCGGCCGTTTCATGCTGTTTTTCGGGCCGATCAGCTCGATCTTTGACATCACCACGTTCGCACTCATGTGGTATGTCTTCGATGCCAACACCCCCGACCACCAGACCCTGTTCCAGTCCGGCTGGTTCGTGGTGGGGCTGCTGACCCAGACGCTGATCGTGCACATGATCCGTACCCCGAAGATCCCGTTCCTGCAAAGCCGTGCGGCGATGCCGTTGATGGTGATGACGGGCGTCATCATGGCGGTGGGGATTTTCCTGCCGATGGGGCCACTGGCGCATTACTTCAAATTGCAGGCGCTGCCGTCGCTGTACTTTGTGTTCCTGCCGGTGATCCTGCTGGCATACATGGCGCTGACCCAGGCGGTGAAGGGGTACTACATCCGTAAGTTTGGCTGGCAATGAACAGGGAAGATTTCCTATGCAAGCAATCAACAACATCAACCTCGAATCCCTGGTCGACACCCTGGTCAGCCTCACCGCAGCTTTTATCCTGGGTGGCCTTATCGGTTTCGAGCGTCAGTACCGCCAGCGCACGGCAGGTCTGCGCACCAATGTGCTGGTGGCGGTGGGCGCGGCGATCTTCGTCGACATGGCCAGCCGCCTGGGCGGCGCGGAAGGCGCGGTGCGGGTAGTGGCCTATGTGGTGTCGGGCATCGGCTTTCTCGGTGCAGGCGTGATCATGCGCGAAGAGGGCAATGTGCGCGGGCTCAACACGGCTGCCACCCTCTGGGCCTCGGCGGCGGTGGGCGCTTGCGCCGGCGCCGACCTGGTCCTCGAAGCGCTGCTGGGCACGCTGTTCATACTCGCGGCCAACACCTTGCTGCGGCCGATCGTCAATAACATCAACCGTCAGCCGCTGGACGTGGTGTCGGCGGAAGTCACCAACATCCTGTATGTGATTGCCCGGCGTACTCAGCAGAAGGCCGTATTGGCCTTGCTGGAGGCCGAGCTGGCGCGTTGTAACTACCCCGCCAGCGACGTTGACGTGCGGCCTTTTGGCACGGAAGAAGTGGAAATCGAAGCCACCCTGGCCGTGACCTCGGTAGACGGTGATGAGCTGGACGCCCTGGTGGCGCGAATTTCGATGTCGACCCTGGTGGTGCAGGCGTTCTGGAGCCCCAGTACCACCGAGTAGTCCCCGGCTGTCAGGCCTTGCCTTGTGTAAAGCTGGCTATGCTGTGACAAGGAAAAGTCCTACAAGCATTAGAGACTATCCCTTCATTTGAGCGGACACGCCGTTGTTAAGGTTGCGCGCTTGCGTTTGCCCAGGAAGCAGGGCGCAGCTCTACGTGTATACCGTGTTCTATCAAAAGGAGGGGTCTGTACTGCCTGGAGTGTCACGCAGAGTAATCAGTACCGTTTGTCGGAACTGTTACTTTTCACAGGTAGATAGGTCCCGTGTGATATGTAAGCGTACTGATCCCTCGGGGAGTCTTATGAGCAAAGCTTTAATTGTGGACGATCACCCTTTTATCCGCGCCACCGTGAAGTACCTGTTGAAACAGGAAGGCTTCGTTGAAATATTTGAAGCGGGCAACGGCGCTGACGCCATGCAGATTGCTCGTCAGGAACGCCCGGATCTGGTTATCCTCGATCTGGCAATGCCAAAACTTGGCGGGCTGGAGGTGATCAGTCGGATCAAGGCGCTGGAACTGCCTTGCAAGATCCTGGTACTGACCTCGTACCTGGCGGTGTTCTTTTCCACCCGCTGCATGCGCGCCGGGGCCATGGGCTTTGTGGCCAAGACTGGTGAGCTGGATGAGTTGCAAAAGGCAATCAGAGCAATCCGCTCCGGTTACAGTTGCTTTCCCAGTCTGCCCACCAGTTCAGTGCGCCGCGACGATTTGCAGACCACCGAACAGGAGTTGGTGGAGGCGCTGTCCGACCGTGAGTTGACGGTACTGCAAAAACTGGCGCTGGGCCTGGGCAACAAGGAAATCGCCGAGGATATGCTGTTGAGCCACAAGACCATCAGCACCTACAAGACCCGCCTCAAAGAGAAGTTGCGCATGTCCTCGGTGGTGCACCTGTCCAAGTTTGCCCAGCGCAATCATCTGATCTGAAATGACCACCTCCCGGCTGGTGAGATTCACGGCCATCCTGCTGATGGGGCTGTTGCCCTGTGCAGCGATGGCCCTGGACGAGCCACATGCCCTTCGATTGCTCGGACATTCCACCCTCGAACACCCAACAGTAGAACTGGATGACAGCGAATGGCGGTGGTTGCGCGAGCGCCGCAGTTTGTTGATGGGCGTGTCGGCTCCCGACTACGCACCGTTCGACCTGAGCAACGATAACGATTTTGAAGGCATCACGGCTGACTATGCAGGGCTGATCAGCCTGATCTTGAATGTACCTATCGAGGTTCGGCGCTACGACACTCGGGACGAAGTGATCGAGGCGCTCAAGCTGGGCGAGGTGGACCTGGTGGGGTCGGCCAATGGTTATGAAGCAGCCGACAAGGCATTGGTACTGTCGCGTTCTTACGCCAATGATCAACCCGTGCTGGTGACCCGCACGGGTGAAAGCCATTCCTTGAGCGTCGACCTGGCCGGCAAGCGAGTGGCGATGCTCTACCACTATATGCAACCCGCCGCTGTCCAGGCCTTTTACCCCCAGGCGCAACTGTTGCTGTTCGGCTCGACCCATCAGGCCATCGGTGCCATGGCCTTCGGCCAGGCGGATGTCTACTTGGGCGATGCCATCAGCGCGCGCTATCTGATCAACAAGAACCACCTCAATAACGTGCGCATGGCGGACTTTTCCGCGCTGGAGGTCAACCCGTTCGGGTTCGCTTTCACTGCAGACAACCAGCGCCTGTTGAAGATCGTCAATGCCGCGCTGGCCGTTATCCCGGCCGGCCAGCAGATGGAAATCCTGCGCCGTTGGAGTGCCGGCGGCAGTGGTTTGCTGGAGGCTGACCGGTTGCGCTTGAGTGCCAGCGAGCAGCGGTGGCTGGAGAGGCATCCTCGGGTGAGAGTGGCGGTACTGGACAAGTTCGTCCCGCTGTCATTTTTCAATGAGCAAGGGCAGTTCGTGGGGCTGAGTGACGAGGTATTGTCGCGGATCAGCTTGCGTACGGGCTTGAAGTTCGAAGTGGTGCAGGGCAGTTCGCTGCCTCGGCAAGTCGACGAGGTCAGCACCGGCCAAATGGACATGCTGGCGGTGATCACGCCCAGTGTCGAGCGTTCCGAAAAGGTGCGCTTTACCCGGCCATACCTGTCCAATCCCTATGTGCTGGTGGCGCGCTCCGGCGACGAGCGTCTGCTGACCCTGGAGGACATGCCTGGCAAACGCCTGGCGTTCATTGGTGGCAACAGCCTCGCTGCGCAGATCGCCCGGGACTATCCAGGGATCGAGTTTGTCGACGTCGAGAACCCGGAGCAGGCCATGGAATGGGTGGCCAAGGGCAGTGTCGACGCGACCGTCATTTCGTTGATCAGCGCACGCTACATGATCACGCGCAACTATCGCGATCGGTTGCGTATCACCAGCACTGTGGGTACGGAACCGGCGCGGATTGCCTTCGGCGTCAACCGCAGCCAGTTGGAGTTGTATTCGATCCTTGAGAAGGCGTTGTTGAGTATTACGCCTGAAGAAATGGACGAACTGACCAACCATTGGCGCAGTGAAATCATTATTGAAGACAGCTACTGGGTCAGTCATCGCAACGTGATTCTCCAGGGGTTTGGCCTGGCCGCGCTGTTGTTGCTGGTCACCCTGGGTTGGGTGTTCTACCTGCGTAACCTGATTCGCAAGCGTGCCCAGGCCGAACGCGCCTTGAGCGACCAGATGCGGTTTATGAGCGTGCTGATCGACGGCACGCCTCACCCGATTTACGTGCGCGACCGCCAGGGGCGCTTGATGGCGTGCAACAACGCGTACCTTGACGTGTTCGGCTTCAAGCTGGAGGACGTGATCGGCAAGACCGTTGTGGAGACCGATACGGGCAACCCGCCCCAGGCCCAGTCGTTCCATGCCGACTACCTGGACTTGATGGCGCGCGGTGAGCCGCAGATTCACGACCGGGTGCTGAAGGTGCCCGGTGGCGGTGTGCTGACGATTTACCAGTGGATGCTGCCGTACCGTGATAGCAACGGTAACGTGGTGGGCATGATTGCCGGTTGGGTGGATGTGAGCGAACGTCAACGCCTGTTGGGCGAACTTCGGGAAGCCAAGGAAGACGCGGACGCCGCCAACCGTGCCAAGACCACGTTCCTGGCGACGATGAGTCATGAGATCCGAACGCCGATGAACGCAGTGATCGGCATGATTGAACTGGCGCAGAAAAACGCCGAGCAGGGGCATGTCGATCGAGATGCGCTGGAAGTGGCATCGATGGCTTCGCGCAGTTTGCTGGAGCTGATCGGCGATATCCTGGACATTGCGCGAATCGAAACCGGCCACCTGTCCCTGACTCTGGAGCCGGCCAACCTGCACGAGCTGTTGGCTTCTGTCGCGCGGGTGTTCGAAGGGCTGGCGCGGGATAAAGGCCTGTCGCTGCGCGTAGAGCTCGACCCGATGATCGACCGACTGGTACTGATCGATCCGTTGCGATTCAAGCAAGTGGTGTCGAACCTGTTAGGCAATGCGATCAAATTTACTCACTCCGGCCAGATACGCCTGGAGGCCCAGGCCGCATCGGTGTTGGCCGGTGAACATTTGAACCTGCGGCTTTGCGTGGAAGATACGGGGATTGGCATCAGTGCCGAAGATCAGCAGCGTTTGTTCAACCCGTTTATCCAGGGCAGCAATAACGAGCAGCCAGCGCGTAGCGGTTCGGGCCTGGGGTTGGTGATCAGCCGTAACCTGTGCGAGATGATGGGCGGCCAACTGCACCTGAGTAGCGTGCTGGGGAAGGGGACGCGGGTGGATGTGACACTGGCACTGGCGTTGACCACGGCAGCACCGGCTTCCTCATCTGTCCCCTGTGTTCCTGCCACGCAGGCATTGAAACTTCTGGTAGTCGATGACTATCCGGCCAACCGCTTGCTGCTGGCTCGACAGTTGACTTTCCTGGGGCATCAAATCGTTACGGCCGAGGACGGCGCCGAGGGCTTTGCATGTTGGCAAGCCGGGCATTTTGACGGGGTGATCACTGACAGCAATATGCCCGTCATGGACGGCTACACGTTGGCGCGTGATATTCGTGCCGAGGAACGGCAACGCGGCTTGGTGCCCTGCCTTCTGCTGGGGTTCACCGCCAACGCCCAGCCGGAGGAGGTCGAGCGCTGTCGGCAGGCCGGCATGGACGGTTGCCTGTTCAAGCCGACGGGGCTTGACGATCTACGTGCGGCCTTGGCATCGCGCACGACCAGCGTGGCAACGGATGAGGGCAAGGCAGACTTTGATTTAAGCTCGCTGGCGATGCTGACAGGCGACGACACTGCCGCACTCAACGAGTTGCTCGCGCCGTTGCTCAGTAGTCTTGCAGAGGACCAGCGGGTGCTGTCGGCCCTGCAGGACCCTGCAGATTTCGGCAAGCTGTATGACCTGGCCCATCGTGTCAAAGGTGTCGCGCGCATGGTCAAGGCCCAGGCGCTGATCGCCTGTTGCGACGCTTTGGAGGGCGTGTGCGAAAGGCGCGACCGCGATGCAGTGGAGGATGCTGTTGCGGCATTGGGTGCGGCTATCGATGGTTTGCATCATAGCCTGACTCAGTATTGCAAGCAGGCTTGACCTAGGCGGCTCTCCACTCGGTTGATTTGAGAGAACTCCTACATCAAACGGGAACAAGCCTGATTTTGTCGTCGGCATATGTCTGGAAAATGGGCCTCGCTCACTGACGAGCACTGCCTGCCCAGGGGTTCGCCATGCCAAACAAAGCACTGACTGTCCTGATTGCCGATGAGCAACACCTGCAACGCCTTTATATCGAAAAAATGCTCAACCAGTTGGGTTATCACCGGATCGTACCGGTGCAGACCTTCGAAGAGGTCCAACTGCTCACTGCCATCCCGGCGCAACCGTTCGATGTACTGATCATCAACGCTGGCCTGGCGATCCACACCTGCGGTCCTCAACCCCAGGCGCATCATGTGCTGGTCTACGATCACCTGGATCTGGGCCTGTCCGCCGACGCAACGCCGACGGTGCTGGTGAGGCTGCCCGGCGTGCCGGACAGCGTCAACCTCGAACACTTCATGGATATAATCGACCCACCCGCGGCCGCCTCAGGCCTGCGCGTACTGCCTTGGCTGCGAGAGTTATCCCGCACGCCTGTGGCTGGGGTTTAGTCCCACTGGGGGGCGATGCCCTTGGGGCTGGTCAGGCGATGGCTGCGCTCCAGCTCGGCAATCTGCGCCAGGTCGGCAGGGCTCAAGGTCAGCTGCATGGCCTTGAGGTTGCTTTGCAGGTTGGCGCGCTTGGTCGACGATGGGATGACTGCGTAACCCAGTTGCATCGCCCAGGCCAGTGTCACTTGCGCCGGGGTCGCCTGATGGCGCTCGGCGATTTGCTGGATCACCGGGTCCTTGAGCACTTCGCCGTAGGCCAGGGTCATGTAGGACGTGATCTGGATACCGTTGGCGGTGGCAAAATCCACGACCTTGCGGTTTTGCAGGTAGGGGTGCAACTCGATCTGGTTGGTGGCGATATTCTCCGCACCTACCGCCGCAATCGCTTGTTTCATCAGGTCGACGGTGAAGTTGGAAATGCCGATCTGGCGGGTCAGACCCAGACGCTTGGCCTCCAGCAACTGGCCCATGAACTCGGCGACAGGCACCTGGTCCTCCGGTGAGGGCCAGTGGATCAGAGTCAAGTCCAGATAGTCGGTTTTCAGTTTGCGCAGGCTCTCGCGCAGGCTTGGAATCAACAGGCCTTCGGCAAAGTTGGCGATCCAGATCTTGCTGGTGATGAACAGCTCATCGCGTGCTATGCCGCTGTCGGCAATGGCCTGGCCGACGTCGGCTTCGTTCTCGTAGATTTGCGCGGTGTCGATGACGCGGTAGCCCAGCTCGAGGCCGGTGCTGACGGAATCGATCACCACCTGGCCTTGCAGACGAAAGGTGCCGAGGCCAAAGGCCGGAACGTTTTGCTTGGTGGACATCAGTAACTCCTGAAGGGGGGTGAACAATGGAGTCGAGTATCCGCCCGTCGTTCCTTCGGAAAAACCGTCGAATTCGAAAAGGACTCTTTACCGCAGATCACGAATCTACTGGGGCTGGATGGGTGTCGCCGGGCTATCGCGACTGATGTAGAGTCGTGCTGCCTACTCAACCCAAGGAAATCGCCGCATGACCCAGGAATCCCGTTTTTCCCGGATGGACCCGGAAGTGCGCAAGGCCAATCTGGTCCAGGCCACGCTCACCTGTCTCAAGCGTGATGGTTTCCAGGGCGCGTCGATTCGCAAGATCAGTGCCGAGGCCGGGGTGTCGGTGGGGCTGATCAGCCATCACTATTCGGGCAAGGATGAGCTGGTGGCCGAGGCCTATCGCACCATCACCGACCAGGTCATGAGCCTGTTGCGTGCGACCATGGCCAAGGCGCCGCCGAACCCTCGGGAGCGCCTGTCGGCGTTGTTCCGGGGCTCGTTTTCCGCCGAATTGCTCGACCCGCACCTGCTGGACGCGTGGCTGGTGTTCTGGGGAGCGGTAAAGACCGCACCGGCGATCAACCTGGCGCACGAGCATTCCTACGGCGAGTACCGCACCATCATGCGCTCGGCCCTGACCGACATGGCCAGGGAGGAGGGCTGGAAGCACTTTGACGCCGACCTCGCCGCCATCGGCCTGAGCGCATTGCTCGATGGGTTGTGGCTGGAGTCGGGGCTCAACCCCGGCACGTTTACGCCCGAACAGGGCATCCAAATCTGCGAAGCCTGGGTGGATGGCCTGCAGGCGGGCGGTCGCCAGCGTTATCAGCTCAAACCCTGAGCCTGCTCCAGCCGCCTGAACGCAAGGTTCAGGCAGGCGGTTTTCCCTTCTGAAAAAATTTGCAGTTTGCTGATTGCCTTCTTACTGAACACTTGTTTAGTATCGCTTCATGTCGCACCCCTCAGGCCAAATAAAACAATTCGAGGAAGCCATGACTGCCGATTCGCCCGTGCTCATTCATGTACACGCCGGCGTTGCCTGGATCACCCTCAACCGTGGCCCGCAGCGCAATGCCCTGGACATTCCTACCCTCAAGCACTTGCACGCTTTGCTCGATGCCCTCAACACCGACGCCGCTGTGCGCGTGGTGGTATTGACCGGCAACGGTCGCAGTTTCTGCGCCGGTGCCGACCTGGCCGAGTGGGCGGATGCCGAAGCTCGCGGTGCCCTCGAGTCCTACGGCTGGACCGAAACCGCCCATGCGCTGATGACGCGCCTGCACACCCTCGATAAACCTGCGATTGCCGCGATCAACGGAACCGCCGTCGGCGCGGGCATGGACCTGGCCTTATGCTGCGACCTGCGCATAGCGGCCCAATCGGCGCGCTTCAAGGCCGGTTACACCAGCATGGCCTATTCGCCGGACGCGGGCGCCAGTTGGCACTTGCCACGCTTGATTGGCAGCGAACAGGCCAAGCGCCTGCTGTTCCTCGACGAGCTGTGGAGTGCCGAGCGCGCCCTGGCAACTGGCCTGGTCGGCGAAGTCGTTGCCGATGATCAGCTCAATGCCCACACCACCGAACTCGCCGCACGCCTGGCCAACGGCCCGACGTTCGCCTTCGCCCAGACCAAGACGCTGATCCGTGAAGGCGCCGGGCGCAGCCTGCCCGAACAGTTACAGGCCGAACTGGCTGCCGGCCTGTTGTGCGGGCGCAGTGCCGATGGCGCCGAGGCCTTGCGCGCGTCCATGGAAAAACGCCCGCCGACTTTTTGCGGCCAGTAACCCCACTTCCTCCGAGCAGGTAGCGCCATGCATTTCCAACTCAGCCAAGAACAAGACATGTTGGTGGACGCGGTACGCAGTTTTGTTGCCAAGGAATTGTTGCCCCATGAGGCGGCGGTGGACCGTGCCGATGAGGTCTCCCCCGAGCTGGCCGCGCAGATCCGTGACAAGGCCATCGCTGCCGGCTTCTATGCGTTCAACATGCCGCAGGAGGTGGGGGGCGGCGGCCTGGACTACCTGTCCCAGGCCCTGATCGAGCGGGAGTTGTCCAAGGTCTCGTGGGCGCTGCATGTGTTTGTCGCGCGCCCATCCAAGATTCTCATGGCGTGTACGGGCTCGCAGATTGGCGACTACCTGCTGCCGTGTGTGCAGGGCAAGAAGATCGACTGCTTTGCACTGACCGAACCCGGCGCCGGTTCCGACGCCAATGCCATCAAGACCCGCGCCGTGCGCCGTGGCGATGACTTCGTGATCAACGGTAGCAAGCACTTCATCAGCCATGCCGGGCACGCCGATTTCGCCATCGTGTTTGCGGTCACCGATACCTACGAACACAACGGTCGCCAGCGCAACGCCGTGACGTCGTTCCTGGTGGATCGTGGCACGCCCGGCATGACCATCCGCCGCGGCCCCAAGTGCGTGAGCAACCGGGGTTATCACACCTATGAAATGTTCTTCGACGACTGCCGCGTCCCCGCTTCCAAGGTACTGGGCGAAGTGGGCAAGGGCTGGGACGTGGCCAACGCCTGGCTCACCGCCGGTCGTGTGATGGTGGCCGCCAACTGCGTCGGCCAGGCCCAGCGTGCATTGGATGTGTCGCTGCAATGGGCGGCGGACCGCAAGCAGTTCGGCCAGCCCATCGGCACCTATCAAGGCGTGAGCTTCAAGCTGGCGGACATGGCCACGCAGATCCGCGCAGCAGAACTGCTGACCCTGCACACCGCCTGGAAGATGGACCAGGGCAGCATGACCGATGGCGAGGCCGGCATGGCCAAGCTGTTTGCCAGTGAAACCCTGGGCAAGGTCGCCGACGAGGCGGTGCAGATCTTCGGCGGCATGGGCCTGATGGATGAAGGGCCGGTGGAACGTATCTGGCGCAACGCGCGGATCGAGCGGATCTGGGAAGGTACCTCGGAAATCCAGCGCCATATCATCGCTCGTGAACTGTTGCGGCCGCTGTTGCGCTGATGGC of Pseudomonas azotoformans contains these proteins:
- a CDS encoding MgtC/SapB family protein, whose amino-acid sequence is MQAINNINLESLVDTLVSLTAAFILGGLIGFERQYRQRTAGLRTNVLVAVGAAIFVDMASRLGGAEGAVRVVAYVVSGIGFLGAGVIMREEGNVRGLNTAATLWASAAVGACAGADLVLEALLGTLFILAANTLLRPIVNNINRQPLDVVSAEVTNILYVIARRTQQKAVLALLEAELARCNYPASDVDVRPFGTEEVEIEATLAVTSVDGDELDALVARISMSTLVVQAFWSPSTTE
- a CDS encoding response regulator transcription factor — translated: MSKALIVDDHPFIRATVKYLLKQEGFVEIFEAGNGADAMQIARQERPDLVILDLAMPKLGGLEVISRIKALELPCKILVLTSYLAVFFSTRCMRAGAMGFVAKTGELDELQKAIRAIRSGYSCFPSLPTSSVRRDDLQTTEQELVEALSDRELTVLQKLALGLGNKEIAEDMLLSHKTISTYKTRLKEKLRMSSVVHLSKFAQRNHLI
- a CDS encoding transporter substrate-binding domain-containing protein translates to MTTSRLVRFTAILLMGLLPCAAMALDEPHALRLLGHSTLEHPTVELDDSEWRWLRERRSLLMGVSAPDYAPFDLSNDNDFEGITADYAGLISLILNVPIEVRRYDTRDEVIEALKLGEVDLVGSANGYEAADKALVLSRSYANDQPVLVTRTGESHSLSVDLAGKRVAMLYHYMQPAAVQAFYPQAQLLLFGSTHQAIGAMAFGQADVYLGDAISARYLINKNHLNNVRMADFSALEVNPFGFAFTADNQRLLKIVNAALAVIPAGQQMEILRRWSAGGSGLLEADRLRLSASEQRWLERHPRVRVAVLDKFVPLSFFNEQGQFVGLSDEVLSRISLRTGLKFEVVQGSSLPRQVDEVSTGQMDMLAVITPSVERSEKVRFTRPYLSNPYVLVARSGDERLLTLEDMPGKRLAFIGGNSLAAQIARDYPGIEFVDVENPEQAMEWVAKGSVDATVISLISARYMITRNYRDRLRITSTVGTEPARIAFGVNRSQLELYSILEKALLSITPEEMDELTNHWRSEIIIEDSYWVSHRNVILQGFGLAALLLLVTLGWVFYLRNLIRKRAQAERALSDQMRFMSVLIDGTPHPIYVRDRQGRLMACNNAYLDVFGFKLEDVIGKTVVETDTGNPPQAQSFHADYLDLMARGEPQIHDRVLKVPGGGVLTIYQWMLPYRDSNGNVVGMIAGWVDVSERQRLLGELREAKEDADAANRAKTTFLATMSHEIRTPMNAVIGMIELAQKNAEQGHVDRDALEVASMASRSLLELIGDILDIARIETGHLSLTLEPANLHELLASVARVFEGLARDKGLSLRVELDPMIDRLVLIDPLRFKQVVSNLLGNAIKFTHSGQIRLEAQAASVLAGEHLNLRLCVEDTGIGISAEDQQRLFNPFIQGSNNEQPARSGSGLGLVISRNLCEMMGGQLHLSSVLGKGTRVDVTLALALTTAAPASSSVPCVPATQALKLLVVDDYPANRLLLARQLTFLGHQIVTAEDGAEGFACWQAGHFDGVITDSNMPVMDGYTLARDIRAEERQRGLVPCLLLGFTANAQPEEVERCRQAGMDGCLFKPTGLDDLRAALASRTTSVATDEGKADFDLSSLAMLTGDDTAALNELLAPLLSSLAEDQRVLSALQDPADFGKLYDLAHRVKGVARMVKAQALIACCDALEGVCERRDRDAVEDAVAALGAAIDGLHHSLTQYCKQA
- a CDS encoding ANTAR domain-containing protein, translated to MPNKALTVLIADEQHLQRLYIEKMLNQLGYHRIVPVQTFEEVQLLTAIPAQPFDVLIINAGLAIHTCGPQPQAHHVLVYDHLDLGLSADATPTVLVRLPGVPDSVNLEHFMDIIDPPAAASGLRVLPWLRELSRTPVAGV
- the dkgB gene encoding 2,5-didehydrogluconate reductase DkgB, which encodes MSTKQNVPAFGLGTFRLQGQVVIDSVSTGLELGYRVIDTAQIYENEADVGQAIADSGIARDELFITSKIWIANFAEGLLIPSLRESLRKLKTDYLDLTLIHWPSPEDQVPVAEFMGQLLEAKRLGLTRQIGISNFTVDLMKQAIAAVGAENIATNQIELHPYLQNRKVVDFATANGIQITSYMTLAYGEVLKDPVIQQIAERHQATPAQVTLAWAMQLGYAVIPSSTKRANLQSNLKAMQLTLSPADLAQIAELERSHRLTSPKGIAPQWD
- a CDS encoding TetR family transcriptional regulator C-terminal domain-containing protein; its protein translation is MTQESRFSRMDPEVRKANLVQATLTCLKRDGFQGASIRKISAEAGVSVGLISHHYSGKDELVAEAYRTITDQVMSLLRATMAKAPPNPRERLSALFRGSFSAELLDPHLLDAWLVFWGAVKTAPAINLAHEHSYGEYRTIMRSALTDMAREEGWKHFDADLAAIGLSALLDGLWLESGLNPGTFTPEQGIQICEAWVDGLQAGGRQRYQLKP
- a CDS encoding enoyl-CoA hydratase/isomerase family protein, coding for MTADSPVLIHVHAGVAWITLNRGPQRNALDIPTLKHLHALLDALNTDAAVRVVVLTGNGRSFCAGADLAEWADAEARGALESYGWTETAHALMTRLHTLDKPAIAAINGTAVGAGMDLALCCDLRIAAQSARFKAGYTSMAYSPDAGASWHLPRLIGSEQAKRLLFLDELWSAERALATGLVGEVVADDQLNAHTTELAARLANGPTFAFAQTKTLIREGAGRSLPEQLQAELAAGLLCGRSADGAEALRASMEKRPPTFCGQ
- a CDS encoding acyl-CoA dehydrogenase family protein, encoding MHFQLSQEQDMLVDAVRSFVAKELLPHEAAVDRADEVSPELAAQIRDKAIAAGFYAFNMPQEVGGGGLDYLSQALIERELSKVSWALHVFVARPSKILMACTGSQIGDYLLPCVQGKKIDCFALTEPGAGSDANAIKTRAVRRGDDFVINGSKHFISHAGHADFAIVFAVTDTYEHNGRQRNAVTSFLVDRGTPGMTIRRGPKCVSNRGYHTYEMFFDDCRVPASKVLGEVGKGWDVANAWLTAGRVMVAANCVGQAQRALDVSLQWAADRKQFGQPIGTYQGVSFKLADMATQIRAAELLTLHTAWKMDQGSMTDGEAGMAKLFASETLGKVADEAVQIFGGMGLMDEGPVERIWRNARIERIWEGTSEIQRHIIARELLRPLLR